Proteins from a single region of Pedobacter cryoconitis:
- a CDS encoding S9 family peptidase encodes MKKLVLFAVLLSASVIVNGQQKNLSMTDAMFNSRTTLAPQKLKNLQFLYGKEDYVYSKTVNGETAWFTGNAAGKEEKLLLNLTQLNQKLRSAKLNTLKTMPDITFNQGADWIIPVNGASLAYNPVKNSFTTLMDSKLAGQNKAERSAAGYTAYLDHYNLFVNDGQTAKQVTTDGTSDIVYASSVHRDEFGISKGTFWSNQGRQLAFYRMDQSMVSDYPIIDWTTRPAKNINIKYPMAGDKIHEVTVGIYNAATQAVVYLQTGKPAEQYLTNIAWSPDDKFVYIAVLNRGQNHMEFKQFDAQTGQYVKTLFEERDEKYVEPLVPALFLKNDPQQFIWQSNRDGWNQLYLYNTNGKLLKQLTKGNWEVTEVKGFDAAGENLFYVSTAESPITRNLYVVNIKSGQSKRITSGFAVHKTEISTSGNTVLDNFSSTKNPGTVELLDVKKGAKKQLFQSADPLKDYALGASSIFTIKGKKGDPIYCNLFKPVGLDSTKKHPVVVYWYGGSHAQLILDQWNGGGSNYWFQYLAEQGFVVMVIDTRGSDNRGKAFEQAMFRKVGDVQMEDMMSAVDYLKGLSYTDEKNMGLFGWSFGGFNTVDFMVNHPGVFKAAVAGGAVTNWNFYEAMYTERYMDTPKENPEGYAATDLTNQIQKLKGKLLLIHGLQDNVVVQQHTVDLVKKAVDSNVQLDYMIYPGHEHNVLGKDRTHLYQKVTDYFMQNLK; translated from the coding sequence ATGAAGAAACTAGTTTTATTCGCCGTATTGCTTTCTGCCTCCGTAATTGTAAACGGTCAGCAGAAAAATCTGAGCATGACAGATGCCATGTTCAATTCACGTACGACGCTTGCCCCTCAAAAATTAAAGAATCTGCAATTCCTCTACGGAAAAGAAGATTATGTATATAGTAAAACTGTAAATGGTGAAACAGCCTGGTTTACAGGAAATGCGGCAGGTAAAGAAGAAAAGCTATTGCTGAACTTAACGCAACTGAATCAAAAGCTGCGTTCTGCGAAGTTGAATACCTTGAAAACAATGCCTGATATTACTTTTAATCAGGGAGCAGACTGGATTATTCCTGTGAATGGAGCATCCTTAGCTTATAATCCGGTGAAAAACAGTTTCACCACTTTGATGGACAGTAAACTGGCTGGTCAGAATAAAGCAGAAAGAAGCGCTGCCGGATATACCGCTTACCTGGATCATTACAATTTATTTGTGAATGATGGTCAAACGGCAAAACAAGTAACCACCGATGGAACAAGCGATATCGTTTATGCTTCATCAGTACACCGTGACGAATTTGGCATTTCAAAAGGGACCTTCTGGAGTAATCAGGGTAGACAGCTGGCTTTTTACCGGATGGATCAAAGTATGGTTTCAGATTATCCAATCATTGACTGGACCACCCGCCCGGCAAAAAACATCAATATTAAATACCCAATGGCTGGAGATAAAATCCATGAAGTAACTGTAGGTATTTATAATGCAGCGACCCAAGCCGTTGTTTATCTTCAAACAGGAAAGCCGGCAGAACAATATCTGACTAATATCGCCTGGAGCCCGGACGACAAATTTGTTTATATCGCTGTTTTAAACCGCGGACAAAATCATATGGAATTCAAACAGTTTGATGCGCAGACTGGTCAATATGTAAAAACGCTGTTCGAAGAGCGGGATGAGAAATATGTAGAACCACTTGTTCCCGCGTTATTTCTGAAAAATGATCCTCAGCAGTTTATCTGGCAAAGTAACCGTGATGGATGGAATCAATTGTATTTATACAATACCAACGGTAAACTACTTAAACAACTCACTAAAGGGAACTGGGAAGTTACTGAAGTCAAAGGCTTCGATGCAGCCGGTGAAAATTTATTTTATGTATCTACAGCAGAATCTCCGATTACCAGGAACTTATATGTAGTGAACATCAAATCTGGCCAGTCGAAAAGAATTACCTCAGGTTTTGCAGTGCATAAAACAGAAATCAGTACTTCAGGAAATACGGTACTTGATAATTTCAGTTCTACAAAAAATCCAGGTACTGTTGAACTGCTGGACGTTAAAAAAGGAGCTAAAAAACAGCTCTTTCAATCGGCAGATCCATTGAAAGATTATGCTTTGGGTGCGTCTTCTATTTTTACGATCAAAGGGAAAAAAGGCGATCCTATCTATTGTAATTTATTCAAGCCTGTTGGGTTGGACAGCACAAAAAAACATCCCGTTGTAGTTTATTGGTATGGCGGTTCGCATGCACAATTAATTCTTGACCAGTGGAATGGAGGAGGAAGTAATTACTGGTTCCAATACCTTGCAGAGCAGGGATTTGTAGTCATGGTGATTGATACCAGGGGAAGTGATAACCGTGGAAAAGCGTTTGAACAGGCTATGTTTAGAAAAGTAGGTGATGTACAGATGGAAGATATGATGTCTGCTGTAGATTATCTGAAAGGATTGTCTTATACCGATGAAAAAAATATGGGCTTGTTTGGCTGGAGCTTTGGTGGATTTAATACAGTAGATTTTATGGTGAACCACCCTGGTGTTTTCAAAGCAGCAGTAGCTGGCGGGGCCGTAACAAACTGGAATTTCTATGAAGCGATGTATACAGAACGTTATATGGATACACCTAAGGAAAACCCTGAAGGTTATGCAGCAACTGATCTGACTAACCAAATTCAAAAACTAAAAGGTAAATTATTGCTTATTCATGGATTACAGGATAACGTTGTGGTGCAGCAGCATACTGTCGATCTGGTAAAAAAGGCAGTAGATAGCAATGTACAACTGGATTATATGATTTATCCGGGACACGAGCACAATGTATTGGGTAAAGACAGAACGCATCTTTATCAGAAAGTAACAGATTATTTTATGCAAAATCTTAAATAA
- a CDS encoding GNAT family N-acetyltransferase, whose protein sequence is MVVLKFFTERLKLRLVEMADLESIHVLHHLAETDQYNTLGIPKDLEETNIIVDGWINDHQKKTIKNYTFAVEFEKGGFVGLVSLKLSSSKFNSAEIWYKINVDFWNQGYATEAIRAVIRFGFDRLKLHRIEAGCAVENLASIRVLEKAGMTQEGRKRQILPLVTGWMDSFEYAILDEEWKA, encoded by the coding sequence ATGGTAGTATTGAAATTTTTTACGGAAAGACTAAAACTAAGATTAGTGGAAATGGCTGATCTTGAATCGATTCATGTATTGCACCATTTGGCTGAAACAGATCAGTATAATACTTTGGGTATTCCTAAAGATCTGGAAGAGACTAATATCATTGTAGATGGCTGGATTAATGACCATCAGAAAAAAACGATTAAGAATTACACATTTGCTGTGGAATTTGAGAAAGGTGGTTTTGTTGGGCTGGTATCTCTTAAGCTGTCCTCTTCTAAATTCAACAGTGCAGAAATATGGTATAAGATTAACGTAGATTTCTGGAATCAGGGTTATGCTACAGAAGCAATCAGGGCAGTGATCAGGTTTGGATTTGACCGCCTGAAATTACACCGTATTGAAGCTGGCTGCGCAGTAGAAAATTTAGCTTCTATCCGTGTATTGGAAAAAGCAGGGATGACCCAGGAAGGCAGAAAAAGACAAATTTTACCTTTAGTTACCGGCTGGATGGATAGCTTTGAATACGCCATTCTGGACGAAGAGTGGAAAGCTTAA